In Prunus dulcis chromosome 1, ALMONDv2, whole genome shotgun sequence, the following are encoded in one genomic region:
- the LOC117616508 gene encoding uncharacterized protein LOC117616508 — protein sequence MVSFQAHPLSPNQKKAIPESENSSKKRKWDDEPYDDHDHDQVEQIFEKRWKPQTRAKSLFDIELHQETPLPLEWQRCLDIQSGQIHFYNTRTHMKTSRDPRRSPEPPSPAPHMSLDLELNLRSCESMIRKANISDHSSENSRPNSDISLHNFHDLFMEPSRPTKSKNPSRLGLQIDHLHHQEMVATVCMKCHMLVMLCRSSPACPNCKYMHPPDQTPPTLFKPRFSSFMC from the exons ATGGTTTCTTTTCAAGCTCATCCCCTTTCTCCAAACCAGAAGAAGGCAATCCCAGAGTCTGAGAATTCatccaagaaaagaaagtggGATGATGAGCCATatgatgatcatgatcatgatcaaGTCGAACAAATTTTCGAAAAGCGTTGGAAACCACAAACCAGAGCCAAATCCTTGTTTGATATTGAGCTTCACCAAGAAACTCCATTGCCTTTGGAGTGGCAAAGATGCCTTGATATTCAG TCAGGGCAGATACACTTTTACAATACAAGAACACACATGAAGACTTCTAGGGACCCAAGGAGGAGCCCTGAGCCCCCAAGTCCAGCTCCTCACATGAGCTTAGACCTTGAGCTCAACTTGAGATCCTGTGAGTCAATGATCAGGAAAGCCAATATTTCAGATCACAGCAGTGAAAACTCCAGGCCTAATTCAGACATTTCCCTTCACAATTTCCATGATCTTTTCATGGAACCCAGCAGACCAACAAAGAGCAAAAACCCGTCAAGGCTGGGGCTCCAAATTGATCATCTTCATCACCAAGAGATGGTAGCCACTGTGTGCATGAAGTGCCACATGTTGGTTATGCTGTGCAGGTCTTCACCTGCATGCCCAAATTGCAAGTACATGCACCCACCTGATCAAACCCCACCAACCCTTTTCAAGCCAAGGTTTAGTAGCTTCATGTGTTAG